The following are encoded together in the Pan troglodytes isolate AG18354 chromosome 6, NHGRI_mPanTro3-v2.0_pri, whole genome shotgun sequence genome:
- the AP5Z1 gene encoding AP-5 complex subunit zeta-1 isoform X5, which produces MAKVVVLSPGTLQEDQATLLSKRLVDWLRYASLQQGLPHSGSFFSTPRARQPGPITEVDGAVATDFFTVLSTGHRFTEDQWLNVQAFSMLRAWLLHSGPEGPGTLDTDDRSEQEGSTLSVISATSSAGRLLPPRERLREVAFEYCQRLIEQSNRRALRKGDSDLQKAVSGWGPGDGRQRLGPFDVVHVPQCLVEAVLVLDVLCRQDPSFLYRSLSCLKALHGRVRGDPASVRVLLPLAHFFLSHGEAAAVDSEAVYQHLFTRIPVEQFHSPMLAFEFIQFCRDNLHLFSGHLSTLRLSFPNLFKFLAWNSPPLTSEFVALLPALVDAGTALEMLHALLDLPCLTAVLDLQLRSAPAASERPLWDTSLRAPSCLEAFRDPQFQGLFQYLLRPKASGTTERLAPLHQLLQPMAGCARVAQCAQAVPTLLQAFFSAVTQVADGSLINQLALLLLGRSDSLYPAPGYAAGVHSVLSSQFLALCTLKPSLVVELARDLLEFLGSVNGLCSRASLVTSVVWAIGEYLSVTYDRRCTVEQINKFFEALEALLFEVTQCRPSAALPRCPPQVVTVLMTTLTKLASRSQDLIPRASLLLSKMRTLAHSPATSSTHSEEGAEAIRTRATELLTLLKMPSVAQFVLTPSTEVCSPRYHRDANTALPLALRTVSRLVEREAGFMPG; this is translated from the exons ATGGCCAAGGTCGTGGTCCTCAGCCCGGGCACCCTCCAGGAGG ACCAGGCCACCCTGCTCAGCAAGCGGCTGGTCGACTGGCTGCGCTACGCCAGCCTCCAGCAAGGGCTCCCGCACTCCGGCAGCTTCTTCTCCACGCCCAGGGCCCGGCAG CCGGGCCCCATCACCGAGGTGGACGGGGCAGTAGCCACAGACTTCTTCACGGTGCTCTCCACCGGCCACCGCTTCACAGAAGACCAGTGGCTGAACGTGCAGGCCTTCTCCATGCTGCGGGCGTGGCTGCTGCACAGCGGCCCCGAGGGCCCAGGCACCCTGGACACAG ATGACAGGTCAGAGCAGGAGGGCTCCACTCTGTCGGTGATCTCCGCCACCTCCTCTGCCGGCCGCCTGCTGCCGCCCCGGGAGCGGCTTCGGGAGGTGGCCTTCGAGTACTGCCAGCGCCTCATTGAGCAAAGTAACCGAC GAGCCCTGAGGAAGGGGGACTCCGACCTGCAGAAAGCTGTAAGTGGCTGGGGACCAGGGGATGGGAGGCAGCGACTCGGCCCATTTGATGTGGTCCACGTCCCGCAGTGCCTGGTGGAGGCTGTGCTGGTGCTGGACGTGCTGTGCCGGCAGGACCCGTCCTTCCTGTACCGAAGTCTCTCCTGCCTGAAGGCCCTGCACGGGCGGGTGCGCGGGGACCCGGCCTCTGTGCGGGTGCTGCTGCCCCTCGCCCACTTCTTCCTGAGCCACG GGGAGGCAGCTGCAGTGGACTCGGAAGCCGTCTACCAGCACCTGTTCACCAGGATCCCGGTGGAGCAGTTCCACAGCCCCATGCTGGCCTTTGAATTCATCCAGTTCTGCAGGGACAACCTCCACCTGTTCAGCGGGCACCTCAGCACCCTCAGATTGAGCTTCCCCAACCTCTTTAAG TTCCTGGCCTGGAACAGCCCACCCCTCACCTCCGAGTTTGTGGCACTCCTCCCGGCCCTGGTGGACGCTGGCACAGCCCTGGAGATGCTGCACGCGCTGCTGGACCTGCCCTGCTTGACGGCGGTGCTGGACCTGCAGCTCAG GTCAGCACCGGCTGCATCCGAGAGGCCACTCTGGGACACCTCTCTCAGGGCCCCCAGCTGCCTGGAGGCCTTCCGGGACCCGCAGTTCCAGGGTCTTTTCCAATACCTGCTGCGCCCCAAGGCCAGTGGCACCACTGAGAG GTTGGCGCCACTCCACCAGCTGCTACAGCCCATGGCCGGCTGTGCCCGCGTGGCCCAGTGTGCCCAGGCCGTGCCCACGCTGCTGCAGGCATTCTTCTCAGCAGTGACCCAG GTGGCTGACGGGTCCCTGATCAACCAGCTGGCGCTGCTGCTCCTGGGCAGGAGCGACTCGCTCTACCCGGCCCCAGGGTACGCTGCCGGTGTGCACAG TGTGCTGAGTTCTCAGTTCCTGGCCCTGTGTACGCTGAAACCCTCCCTGGTGGTGGAGCTGGCAAGAGACCTGCTGGAGTTCCTGGGCAGCGTGAATGGTCTCTGCAGCAGGGCGAGCCTCGTCACCAGCGTG GTGTGGGCCATCGGCGAGTACCTGTCGGTGACCTACGATCGGAGGTGCACCGTGGAGCAGATCAACAAGTTCTTCGAAGCCCTGGAGGCCCTGCTATTCGAGGTCACCCAGTGCCGCCCCTCTGCTGCCCTGCCCAGGTGTCCCCCCCAGGTGGTCACCGTGCTGATGACCACGCTGACGAAGCTGGCCTCCCGGAGCCAAGATCTGATCCCCAG GGCCTCTTTATTGCTGTCAAAGATGAGGACCCTGGCTCACAGTCCAGCCACCAGCTCCACGCACAGCGAGGAGGGCGCAGAAGCCATCCGTACCCGGGCCACAGAGCTGCTGACCCTGCTGAAGATGCCCAGCGTGGCCCAGTTTGTGCTCACACCCAGCACGGAGGTGTGCAGCCCCCGCTATCACCGCGATGCCAACACGGCCCTGCCCCTGGCCCTGCGCACGGTCAGCCGGCTGGTGGAGAGGGAGGCCGGCTTCATGCCAGGGTGA
- the AP5Z1 gene encoding AP-5 complex subunit zeta-1 isoform X6 → MAKVVVLSPGTLQEDQATLLSKRLVDWLRYASLQQGLPHSGSFFSTPRARQPGPITEVDGAVATDFFTVLSTGHRFTEDQWLNVQAFSMLRAWLLHSGPEGPGTLDTDDRSEQEGSTLSVISATSSAGRLLPPRERLREVAFEYCQRLIEQSNRRALRKGDSDLQKACLVEAVLVLDVLCRQDPSFLYRSLSCLKALHGRVRGDPASVRVLLPLAHFFLSHGEAAAVDSEAVYQHLFTRIPVEQFHSPMLAFEFIQFCRDNLHLFSGHLSTLRLSFPNLFKFLAWNSPPLTSEFVALLPALVDAGTALEMLHALLDLPCLTAVLDLQLRSAPAASERPLWDTSLRAPSCLEAFRDPQFQGLFQYLLRPKASGTTERLAPLHQLLQPMAGCARVAQCAQAVPTLLQAFFSAVTQVADGSLINQLALLLLGRSDSLYPAPGYAAGVHSVLSSQFLALCTLKPSLVVELARDLLEFLGSVNGLCSRASLVTSVVWAIGEYLSVTYDRRCTVEQINKFFEALEALLFEVTQCRPSAALPRCPPQVVTVLMTTLTKLASRSQDLIPRASLLLSKMRTLAHSPATSSTHSEEGAEAIRTRATELLTLLKMPSVAQFVLTPSTEVCSPRYHRDANTALPLALRTVSRLVEREAGFMPG, encoded by the exons ATGGCCAAGGTCGTGGTCCTCAGCCCGGGCACCCTCCAGGAGG ACCAGGCCACCCTGCTCAGCAAGCGGCTGGTCGACTGGCTGCGCTACGCCAGCCTCCAGCAAGGGCTCCCGCACTCCGGCAGCTTCTTCTCCACGCCCAGGGCCCGGCAG CCGGGCCCCATCACCGAGGTGGACGGGGCAGTAGCCACAGACTTCTTCACGGTGCTCTCCACCGGCCACCGCTTCACAGAAGACCAGTGGCTGAACGTGCAGGCCTTCTCCATGCTGCGGGCGTGGCTGCTGCACAGCGGCCCCGAGGGCCCAGGCACCCTGGACACAG ATGACAGGTCAGAGCAGGAGGGCTCCACTCTGTCGGTGATCTCCGCCACCTCCTCTGCCGGCCGCCTGCTGCCGCCCCGGGAGCGGCTTCGGGAGGTGGCCTTCGAGTACTGCCAGCGCCTCATTGAGCAAAGTAACCGAC GAGCCCTGAGGAAGGGGGACTCCGACCTGCAGAAAGCT TGCCTGGTGGAGGCTGTGCTGGTGCTGGACGTGCTGTGCCGGCAGGACCCGTCCTTCCTGTACCGAAGTCTCTCCTGCCTGAAGGCCCTGCACGGGCGGGTGCGCGGGGACCCGGCCTCTGTGCGGGTGCTGCTGCCCCTCGCCCACTTCTTCCTGAGCCACG GGGAGGCAGCTGCAGTGGACTCGGAAGCCGTCTACCAGCACCTGTTCACCAGGATCCCGGTGGAGCAGTTCCACAGCCCCATGCTGGCCTTTGAATTCATCCAGTTCTGCAGGGACAACCTCCACCTGTTCAGCGGGCACCTCAGCACCCTCAGATTGAGCTTCCCCAACCTCTTTAAG TTCCTGGCCTGGAACAGCCCACCCCTCACCTCCGAGTTTGTGGCACTCCTCCCGGCCCTGGTGGACGCTGGCACAGCCCTGGAGATGCTGCACGCGCTGCTGGACCTGCCCTGCTTGACGGCGGTGCTGGACCTGCAGCTCAG GTCAGCACCGGCTGCATCCGAGAGGCCACTCTGGGACACCTCTCTCAGGGCCCCCAGCTGCCTGGAGGCCTTCCGGGACCCGCAGTTCCAGGGTCTTTTCCAATACCTGCTGCGCCCCAAGGCCAGTGGCACCACTGAGAG GTTGGCGCCACTCCACCAGCTGCTACAGCCCATGGCCGGCTGTGCCCGCGTGGCCCAGTGTGCCCAGGCCGTGCCCACGCTGCTGCAGGCATTCTTCTCAGCAGTGACCCAG GTGGCTGACGGGTCCCTGATCAACCAGCTGGCGCTGCTGCTCCTGGGCAGGAGCGACTCGCTCTACCCGGCCCCAGGGTACGCTGCCGGTGTGCACAG TGTGCTGAGTTCTCAGTTCCTGGCCCTGTGTACGCTGAAACCCTCCCTGGTGGTGGAGCTGGCAAGAGACCTGCTGGAGTTCCTGGGCAGCGTGAATGGTCTCTGCAGCAGGGCGAGCCTCGTCACCAGCGTG GTGTGGGCCATCGGCGAGTACCTGTCGGTGACCTACGATCGGAGGTGCACCGTGGAGCAGATCAACAAGTTCTTCGAAGCCCTGGAGGCCCTGCTATTCGAGGTCACCCAGTGCCGCCCCTCTGCTGCCCTGCCCAGGTGTCCCCCCCAGGTGGTCACCGTGCTGATGACCACGCTGACGAAGCTGGCCTCCCGGAGCCAAGATCTGATCCCCAG GGCCTCTTTATTGCTGTCAAAGATGAGGACCCTGGCTCACAGTCCAGCCACCAGCTCCACGCACAGCGAGGAGGGCGCAGAAGCCATCCGTACCCGGGCCACAGAGCTGCTGACCCTGCTGAAGATGCCCAGCGTGGCCCAGTTTGTGCTCACACCCAGCACGGAGGTGTGCAGCCCCCGCTATCACCGCGATGCCAACACGGCCCTGCCCCTGGCCCTGCGCACGGTCAGCCGGCTGGTGGAGAGGGAGGCCGGCTTCATGCCAGGGTGA